The candidate division WOR-1 bacterium RIFOXYB2_FULL_36_35 region ACTTTTTAAGTGCAGCAATATTGCCTTTCACTGCTTGAACAATTTCTTCGTCACCAAAAACAGCGTTTTTCTCCTCATAGGAAAGTGACCCTTTTAAGTGAGAAACAATTTCAAACGCAGATAATTTTCGCCTGTCTACAAAATCAAACATCCCTTGAACAAGGTTATACGCTGCTTTGTGATGAGCCCCATTTATCTCTGATGCAAGCAAAAGAACCAATGCCGAACCATATAATATGCCCAAATCACCGGCAAGCCCCCACATATGACGCGAGTGTTCATGGGAAACAACACTATTAACACCATCTGTAATATAACAAGCACGCATAGCTGGAAGCAAAGATTTAGGAACCCCTTCTTTAAAGAAAGTTTTTAGCCCATCAAGAACAGAATCTATTTCGTCTGCCACACTATGCGCTAGGCTTAGATAATTTCTAATATCCTCTGGGTTATAATTGTCATCTTTACGTGTAGTTCTTATGCTATAAGCGCCAAAATCAGCAGAGTGTCTAATTTTTCGTTCTTCTTCATCCAATCTTATCAATCCATTTCTTACAGATAGATCAATTTCTTCAAAAGTGAGTAAACGAAGATTATAAGCATATGTTTCTAATTCTTTTATAATATCTTCAGGATTATTATTAAAAAAATTCAAAAAAAGCAGAGCTTCATCCAATTTATTTCCTCTAATTATAAAGTTACGAATCCCTTTCTCCCCCTCAGCTCGTATCTCCTCAGAACGTTTCTCATAACGCTCCTTACCGCCAAAAGCAAGGGTTGCAGCACCAGCCCCTCCTATAACTTGAAGTAGAGACCGTCTTGTCAATTTCATTTCGTCTCTATCTTCCCGCGCACTCTTTTCTCTCAGATAATCATTCAGTCTATATCTAGTCGTAAAATGTGAATTTCTATGCCCATTAATCATATCCACCAGATTTCCATAAAACAAAAAGAGGGCAGTCGCGGGTAATCCTATGGCCGTAGCTATAGCTGTCTGCCATCCTGTACTTACATTCCCTTCTGTCCAATGAAACGTGAAATTTGCAGCAAACTCATCGGAATTTTCTTTTAACCAATCAACAGACCCAAGCTCCCCTTCTAAAAGTTTCAGGTTATTATCTCTGAAATGCCCAACTGATCCTAAAGCTTTTCCATAATATGTATTTATATCCCCAAGATATTCGGCATTAATATTCCTCATATCCTGGTCTATATTTATTGTCTCTTCGCGGTCATGATGACGCGTTACCGTTCTATACTTAGTAACACAAGTACTATTGCCATTACTATCTCTACTACAATCCTGATATGATTCTTGATGATCCGTTTTCCACTCAACACGGACTGTGCGGGTAAACAAAGAATTGTGACGGTTAAACAGCTCCCCCGCTTTACCGCTTACAATCTGCATGGCTGCGTAAAAAGTCTCTAAAGCTGCCCTTGTATCATCTGCCGGCCTATATAAATCTGAAGTTATTTCTGTTGTCTTCTTTGGTTGCGCTGTATCTACAACTGTTGTAATAGTAGCAAGGGTAGCTCCAATCCCCGCCATTCCAAAAAGTAATCGCCTTCTATCAAGAGGGGTTGTCTTTTCCGGTTTAAAAAATGAAGTAAGTGAATCTATCGCAGTTCTGGGTTTAACAAAAGTATCCCTATTAATTCCAACCATAAAATAATTCCTCCTTAAAACAAATCAAAACCTCTATTTCTTTCGTACTAAAATATCAGAAATTTCAATAAAAAGATCCCCCCTTTAGAAAATTCTACGGACATGGTGACCCCCCTTACTTCTGGTTGAAATTTCAAAAAAAAAAAAAACGATATATATGTATAAAAAAGGAGAAAAAAACATGCCAATAAAAGTACCTCCACATTCTGTTGCTCTAGTGAAAAGAGGCGAAACTGCTTTACAGCCCAAAATAACATTCGCTCATAAAAGAACAGTTGTTTTAAAATTGGGGGATTTAATTGGCGCTTTTAATTCTGACCATTACTACATTGAAGCCTTTACACATAAAGAGATTGAACACTATGCTTCAAGATTATTTTATATTCTTCCCGCCCTTGCGTCACTACCCTTGGAGAAATTGAATGAGTTAACTCCAGAATCATTACTTTTTCAAACATTACTTCCTTCAATTAATGAAGCTGTTAAACGTCGCTTTTTAACAGAACAAAAAGGCTTGCCATCTAATGAATCTAAAAGAACTTATCAAACCAGCTCCCCAATCTCTACAATTGCATTACGTCCACTGACATGCAGAGGGGCAGAATTTTATACAAATGTTAATATTGTATGCCAAGTGCCATCAGATCCCTCATTGCCCATCTTAATTTCTGAAGTATTTGTTGATGGCAGCGAGACTGGGAAGCCAGGTGTCTCTTTTGAAATCTCTGACAAAGAAACAGCCTTTGTAAAAACGCCACGTGCCTTTAAGTCAAAAATAGGAACTTTAGGTTATCACCCAGCTCAATTATTGGGTTCAATGATTAGGATGTTAGCTCCAGAAGACCCAGCTTTTGCTCCATATAAGCTTGTAACAATAGATTGTTCACAGTAAAATCAGGAATCAATCCCGATCATCATGATCGGGGATTGAAATCCCTTCTGGTATAAATAATTGGGGTTAATTGCCTAAAGACAAAAGCATATCCAAAGTGGCTTTTACTGATTGATTGTCTGTGTTTATAAAATTAATTTTTATGCCCTTAAAGTTGCTTTTTATGCCAGAAATGAATTCGTCTGCCCAAGAAGGAGATAAAACATCTACTCCATCAAAATCTAATGTAATTTCTTTCATCTCTTTTGGAAAAATATATGCTTTTGCCGCAGAAAAAGCTTCTCTCCCATCAGGCCTTGACACTAATATCTTTCCGAATTTTTTTATCTCTATTTTCACAAATTACTCCTAATACTTAATTATAGCAATACAACCTTTTATATTAAAGCTATTCTCAAAGAATTTAATTTCTTTATTTGAAATCGAAACAGCCCCCGTTCCAGACTGAAACCACAAAGAAAAACCGTTATTTTGCATGGCTGATGAAACAAATTTGAGACCGTTCCCCCGTCGTTCCGGACTTCTGCCGGAAATCACCCTAGTAAAAGCAATCTCTAATGCCTCTTTATCACTTTTAATTTCGGGAACAATTCTGCTTAAAGTCGCTCTAATCCCCTGACCTCTATCCGCAAGAATTACAATTTTTTCAGCACTCAATACTTTAAATAGGAGCCCAACAACATCGAGCCATGAACCTAAATTATGGTCAAAAGAATTATTCCCTATTTCACCAGCAACAGCTATAAGTAAAGAGTCTTTTGTTTCAACATAAAAATTATCCAGTTTAGCCTTAAAAACATCTCTCGTCTGACACTGAAAAACATTATCATAAATTGATGTCTTTTCCTGTTGAATCCATTTAAGAACATTATCAATTTCTTTATTTTTTAACGATTGAATGTCCATTTTTTTATTATACAACAATTCCCCTAAAAATTGCATGAAATTTCAAAAAAAAAAACGATAAAAATAAAAGAGGTGTTGAGGTATGAGTATATTATTGGGAGAAAGTTTAAGAATTGCAGGAAGAATAAACATGAGGAATCTAAGTTTTAGCCAGTTACGCCGTCAGCCGGTATTAGACATGAAAGTAAGCGAACTTGGAGTTATTAGAAAATTTAGGGGAAAGGAGTTGCAAACTTTTTTAATGAATCTTGTAAGATTCAGTACAAGAAGTGAAGTAAGGAAATTTGCTTCACATGCATTACATGAAGAATGCGATGCAGATATTTTTACATATTTATCAAGAGTTTTAAACGATCCGCCAAAAGAAGGAGATCGAGTCCCTATTCTCTCGCATGCAAAGTTAAAGAGAATGTTAAGAGAGTAAGTACCTACGATCCCAACTCAAAGAACTTACTTTGGCTAAAGATTGGCATACTTTTAAGGCAGGGCAAACAATAATTTTAAATGGATTTAATATTGATAAAATTACATTAAAGTCCCAAGTTTAATTTCTCTTGAAGAAAGCAAAAGTATAATATTCTTACAATACCACCTTGCCAAACTCCGCTACTTTGAGAAAGAGATTTGCTCCAGAATCTGATTTTTTTTAAATCTCTCCTCTTCGCAATTTTTCCGCAAAGACCTTGTTCTCTTTTGGCATAAAATAATAAAGAAATCGGTTCATCTTTTCAAGCCATTCAAGTTTTTGCTGGGCTGAAAGTTTTTGGTATTCTTTTGCTTTTTCTCTAGAGCACACATATGTAAATCCTTTTTGGGAACCCTTATTTTTTGCCATATTTTTTCAAGGCCTCAATATCAGCTAAATCTTGTGTCCTGCCTGATATTTCTTTTAATTTAATTAAATCGGGAATAGACGCGACCGAAACATTAATTCCCCATGCTTTTGTTTTCTTCCTTCTCTTATAAGCTTGCTCAAAAGAGATATAATTTTCAGTCATAATATCTATGGTAATATACGGATTGTCAGGATGTATAAAAGAAAAAACCTGCATATTTTTTTCTTTTTTCCATTCTTTCAATTTTTTTGAATCCGCCAGATCGGAAGCTTGGACAGGAATTTTTGGTTTTAGACCTAGTTTTTTCGTAATTTCAACAAATTTTTGGACATTCTTTTTTTCCATGGCAATAAGCATATCGATATCGCCTGTCGCCCTTGGAATTCCATGCAAATTGACTGCAACTCCCCCAATAAGCAAATATTTAATGTTTTCTTCATCCATTTCTCTGAAGATATCCTCGTAGTATAAATAAACAGGTATTTTTTTCTTATAATCCATTTTTTTATTATACAACAATTCCCCTTAAATCGCCTGAAATTTCAAAAAAAAAAAAAACGATAATATTATATAGAGAAATCTAAGAATTAGCTTTAAAAAAAGGGGATAAAATGTCTTTAAGAGTACGGGAAACATTAACAGTTAGAGCACTTGCACAAGGGATGAGGACTTTTAGGAATTGCGAAAGAACCAAAGAGAGATTATCAACAATCGCATATAGCTTTGGAAATTTCTTAAACAAAACAAGAATTCCAAATCTTTTCTTAGGGCACCCTTATTATACAGGACTTACAATAGAAAGAGCGGTCGCATATTTAAATATCCAAAATCAGCAAAAAGAAAAAGAAAATTACCCTCAAATAATGTCTTTTTATAAAACCGAAATTAAAGACATAGCATCACACCTCGGAAAAGACTTTTTAGTGCGTGATGACAGGGATGTTGAAAAGTTGATAGAAGATATTACGTTTGGTTGTTATAATTCTTATAGTAGGAAATATAAGGATGCAGTGTGGGGCTGTGTGGGAGATTTATTTGGTTTATCTGCGGTTTCTTTGGTTTGTTACGGAGTTTATACAATAAAAGGTTTCGAAATATCTATGTTAGCTGGTGCGTTATTTGTCAACTATTTTGGTTTACATATAAATTTGTCCAATCTTATACAACTTCGTCGCCTATCTATTTTTGCTTCAAATTGTAAATTTATGCAGGGAAACAAGTAGCAGTAAAACCCGTTAGGCTAAGACCATCTTTCTAAAATCCGCTACTTTAAAAAAGAGATTGTTTATAGACTTAAGCAAAGCTAACCGATTGGTCTTTATCCGTTCATCTTCATGCATAACCAGAATCTTTTCAAAAAAGGTCTCAACAGGAAGGGTAAGTTTTGATAACTCAATAAGAGCCTTTTTATCCGCCTTTTTGTTTAAAAGATCTTCGACCTTCCAGTTAACCTCTAAATATAATTTATAAAGATTCTTCTCTTCTTCTTCTACCAGGTCATGTTCCATTATCTGTGATCTTTCTGCTCCTGAAGCAATTCTAAAAACCCTATCATGCGTCGCGACAATTCCGGAAAACCAGATCTCTCTTTTATAAACATCTAAAGCTGTCGCGATGCGATAGACAAAAGAGATGTTTTCCAGATTTGCAAAAGAGGCATCTATCACTTCCTGGCTATATTTTAATTCGAGAAGCATCCCTCTTAAACGAACCCCAATAAATTCCAAAATCTTCTTATAAACCTTTTCAAAATCAACCTCTTTTAAAATTGAGCTATACAATTTCAAGGACTGATCAAAAACCAGATCAAGAAGTATTTCGGTCTGATTGGTTGCTATTATTCTTATTATTCCGTTTACAGCCCGGCGCAAACCATAAGGATCCGCCGACCCTGAAGGAATTTTACCAATTCCAAAACAGCCGCATACCGTATCTATCTTGTCCGCCAAAGAAACAACCCTTCCCGTAACTGTTTCAGGAAGCCCCTCTTCCGAGAAACGCGGAAGATAGTGCTCATATATCCCCAAAGAGACAAGTGCTTCTTCTCCCGAAATCATCGCATATTCTTTCCCCATAACACCCTGAAGCTCAGGGAATTCAAATACCATCTGCGTTAAAAGATCGGCCTTACAAAGGAAAGCAGTCCTATCTATCAATGCTAACGATTTATCGTCAACTTTTAATTCTTTCCCTATAAAATGAGAAAGCTTGCGCAGCCTCTCCGTCTTTTGTTCCATATCCCCCAATCCCGCCAAAAACTGGACACGCCTTAAACCGCTAATCCTTGATTTTAAGGGTACCTTTCTATCCTCATCAAAAAAGAATTTCGCATCAGAAAGGCGAGCAGTTATAACACGTTTATTGCCATCCTTCACATTTTCCGCGTTACAACCGTTTGTAACTATTATAAAATCAGAAGCTATCTTATTTTTTACATCAACAACAGGAAAATACCGCTGATGTTTTATCATGACAGCTTCCAAAACTTTACGAGGCAAAGATAAAAACCTCTTGTCAAAAGAGCATTCAAATACATAAGGAGATTCAATAAGATACGTAATCTCATTTAAAAGATCATCATAATCCAAAGCCATATTATTCTTACTTTTGACCAAAGTTCTTATTTTTTCTCTTCTTTCATCCTGATCAACTATAACCGATGCTTTTAAAAGCTTAGATTTATAGTAAGAAATATCCGCCTTTTCAATAACAAGTTTTTTCTGTTTATATAAAAACCTATGTCCTCTTGTTTTATTGGATGATTTAATCCCTGCCAGTTCGAATTTGATAATTTTGGATCCGAAAAGAGCCACAATCCAATGTATCGGTCTTATAAACTTAAAGTCTCCATCTCCCCATCTCATGCTTATCGGCATATAAAGAGAAGTAATTATTTCAGGCAACAGAGAAGTCAAAACCTTATCGGTAGGCAATCCTTTTTTCTCAACTTTCGCAAAGAGATAATTATCTTTTACAAAAAGATTGTTTTCAGAAACTCCGAATTTGGAGGCAAACCCGTTTGCCGCATTTGTAAATTTTCCATTCTGATCATAAGCTATGTTTTTTGGAGGGCCTTTAATCTCTTCTACTATATCCTGCTGTTTTTTGGGTAAATCCTCTACAAACAAAACCAGACGACGTGGAGTTCCATATGCTTGCAGAGATTTAAACGATAGCCTGTTAGTTAGTAATTTTTCACCCGCATTTTTTTTGAAATTTAAAACCAATTTATCCATAAACCGGGCAGGAATCTCTTCACAACCGATTTCTAAAAGTAAATTATTTTGTATCATTCCGGACTTGATCCGGAATCTATTTTTTCTATCTTTTTTCTTCATTTAAGATCGATATCTCCGAGATAAATCTGAGCGCAAAGCCTCGCCATTTTTCTTATCTTCAATATATATTGCATCCTCTCGGTTACAGAAACAGCCCCTCTCGCATCCAGAATATTAAAAGTGTGTGAACATTTCAACACATAATCATACGCGGGTAGGACTAATTTCTTTTGCAGCACGTCGAGCGCTTCTTTTTCATAAAGCTCAAACATCTTAAAAAGCGAATCAATATTCGCCTCTTCAAAATTATAACGGGAATGTTCTTTTTCCTGTCTTAAATAGACATCGCTATACTTTACAGTATTATTCCATGCGATATCGTAAACACTGTCGACTTTCTGAATAAACATCGCAAGACGCTCTAGTCCATAAGTTATTTCAACGGGAATTGGATTACAAGGATAACCCCCACACTCCTGAAAATATGTAAATTGTGTAATCTCCATCCCTTCCGCCCAAACTTCCCACCCCGTCCCCCATGCGCCAAGCGTCGGAGACTCCCAGTTGTCTTCAACAAAACGGACATCGTGGTTTGCAGGCTCTATCCCGATCGTGCGCAAGCTATCAAGGTACATCTCTTGTATTTCAATAGGAGAAGGTTTCATTACGACTTGATATTGAAAATAATGGAAAAGACGGTTGGGGTTTTCGCCATAGCGCCCATCAGTCGGACGACG contains the following coding sequences:
- a CDS encoding DUF4325 domain-containing protein; the encoded protein is MKIEIKKFGKILVSRPDGREAFSAAKAYIFPKEMKEITLDFDGVDVLSPSWADEFISGIKSNFKGIKINFINTDNQSVKATLDMLLSLGN
- a CDS encoding glycine--tRNA ligase subunit beta, producing the protein MIQNNLLLEIGCEEIPARFMDKLVLNFKKNAGEKLLTNRLSFKSLQAYGTPRRLVLFVEDLPKKQQDIVEEIKGPPKNIAYDQNGKFTNAANGFASKFGVSENNLFVKDNYLFAKVEKKGLPTDKVLTSLLPEIITSLYMPISMRWGDGDFKFIRPIHWIVALFGSKIIKFELAGIKSSNKTRGHRFLYKQKKLVIEKADISYYKSKLLKASVIVDQDERREKIRTLVKSKNNMALDYDDLLNEITYLIESPYVFECSFDKRFLSLPRKVLEAVMIKHQRYFPVVDVKNKIASDFIIVTNGCNAENVKDGNKRVITARLSDAKFFFDEDRKVPLKSRISGLRRVQFLAGLGDMEQKTERLRKLSHFIGKELKVDDKSLALIDRTAFLCKADLLTQMVFEFPELQGVMGKEYAMISGEEALVSLGIYEHYLPRFSEEGLPETVTGRVVSLADKIDTVCGCFGIGKIPSGSADPYGLRRAVNGIIRIIATNQTEILLDLVFDQSLKLYSSILKEVDFEKVYKKILEFIGVRLRGMLLELKYSQEVIDASFANLENISFVYRIATALDVYKREIWFSGIVATHDRVFRIASGAERSQIMEHDLVEEEEKNLYKLYLEVNWKVEDLLNKKADKKALIELSKLTLPVETFFEKILVMHEDERIKTNRLALLKSINNLFFKVADFRKMVLA
- a CDS encoding glycine--tRNA ligase subunit alpha; translation: MKKTVLNFQQIVEKLNSFWADQGCVIRQPYDTEKGAGTMSPATFLGVLGDKSWNVAYIDPVRRPTDGRYGENPNRLFHYFQYQVVMKPSPIEIQEMYLDSLRTIGIEPANHDVRFVEDNWESPTLGAWGTGWEVWAEGMEITQFTYFQECGGYPCNPIPVEITYGLERLAMFIQKVDSVYDIAWNNTVKYSDVYLRQEKEHSRYNFEEANIDSLFKMFELYEKEALDVLQKKLVLPAYDYVLKCSHTFNILDARGAVSVTERMQYILKIRKMARLCAQIYLGDIDLK